One genomic region from Motacilla alba alba isolate MOTALB_02 chromosome 5, Motacilla_alba_V1.0_pri, whole genome shotgun sequence encodes:
- the NPC2 gene encoding NPC intracellular cholesterol transporter 2, protein MVPSPLALLLALSATALAEPLRFVDCGSIDGSIQEVNVSPCPTQPCLLHKGTSYSINVTFASKIESQGSKARVYGEMLHVDIPFPIPEPDGCKSGIQCPIQKGHSYSYLNKLPVKSEYPSIKLIVKWELVDDQDQMLFCWKIPVQITS, encoded by the exons atggTGCCCTCCCCGCTCGCCCTGCTCCTGGCGCTGAGCGCCACCGCCCTGGCCGAGCCCCTCCGCTTCGTTGACTGCG GTTCCATAGACGGCAGCATCCAGGAGGTGAACGTGAGCCCCTGCCCcactcagccctgcctgctccacaAGGGGACATCCTACAGCATCAACGTCACCTTCGCCAGCA AGATCGAGAGCCAGGGCAGTAAAGCAAGGGTGTATGGGGAGATGCTGCACGTGGACATACCCTTCCCTATTCCTGAGCCTGATGGATGCAAGTCTGGGATCCAGTGCCCCATTCAGAAGGGCCATTCCTACAGCTACCTGAATAAGCTGCCTGTGAAGAGCGAGTACCCCAGT aTTAAACTGATTGTGAAGTGGGAGCTGGTAGATGACCAGGATCAGATGTTGTTCTGCTGGAAGATACCAGTGCAGATTACCAGCTGA
- the ISCA2 gene encoding iron-sulfur cluster assembly 2 homolog, mitochondrial: MAAGRGWAGMAAPAALRWRWMSALGGRTSRCSASPCPGRALPRPPAGPARPAGSLLRWASSFSEPGPTESGPSEGQIFLSESCVKRLLEIAEGSEFLRLQVEGGGCSGFQYKFSLDTVINPDDRVFEQGGARVVVDVDSLAFVKGSMVDFSQELIRSSFQVVSNPQAEKGCSCGTSFSVKF, translated from the exons atggcggcggggcggggctgggCGGGCATGGCGGCGCCGGCGGCGCTGCGGTGGCGGTGGATGTCGGCGCTGGGCGGCCGGACGAG CCGCTGCTCCGCTTCACCGTGCCCAGGCCGAGCGCTGCCGAGGCCTCcggccggccctgcccgcccaGCTGGCTCCCTGCTGCGCTGGGCCTCGTCCTTCTCCGAGCCGGGCCCGACGGAGAGCGGCCCCAGCGAGGGACAGATCTTCCTCAGCGAGAGCTGCGTGAAG aggctgctggagatTGCAGAAGGATCAGAGTTTCTCAGGCTGCAGGTTGAAGGAGGTGGCTGCTCTGGCTTCCAGTACAAGTTTTCCTTGGACACAGTTATCAATCCTGATGACAG ggtgTTTGAACAAGGTGGTGCCCGTGTGGTTGTGGATGTGGACAGCCTGGCCTTTGTGAAAGGATCCATGGTGGATTTCAGCCAAGAGCTGATCCGTAGCTCCTTCCAGGTGGTGAGCAACCCCCAGGCAGAGAAGGGCTGCTCATGTGGGACTTCCTTCTCTGTCAAATTCTGA